The following coding sequences are from one Epilithonimonas vandammei window:
- a CDS encoding efflux RND transporter periplasmic adaptor subunit, with protein sequence MKSISIYTLLISFFIFIQCKKEEAPKQENSLPKDENIVTLTDAQLRNAPIETTMLSLQNIASTLKLNGMIDVPPQNLVSVSIPLGGYLKSSNLLSGMPVSRGQVIAVIENPQFIQLQQDYLMARSKAHFAELDYNRQKTLNQSQASSDKAMQLAQSEMNSQRILMNSLAQQLRLININPESLKSGSITKSVPVYSSINGFVSKVNVNIGKYVNPSDVLFELINPDDIHLNLKVYEKDLENLKKGQRFAAYTNADPGKKYYGEILLISKDIMGGLAEVHCHFDQYDHSLVPGMYMNAEIETSTSFSNAVPEESIVNFEGKDFVFVEVKKQTYRLSPVTLGETENGFTQILNFDDFKNKKIVTKNAYTLLMKLKNTEEEE encoded by the coding sequence ATGAAATCAATTTCAATATATACCTTATTAATCAGCTTTTTTATATTCATTCAATGTAAAAAAGAAGAAGCTCCTAAACAGGAAAATAGCCTCCCGAAAGACGAAAATATAGTCACTTTAACCGATGCTCAGTTAAGAAATGCACCGATAGAAACAACGATGCTTTCATTACAAAATATCGCTTCCACCCTGAAATTAAACGGAATGATCGATGTTCCGCCACAAAATCTGGTTTCTGTAAGCATTCCGCTTGGTGGCTATCTAAAATCTAGCAATCTTCTTTCGGGAATGCCGGTTTCCAGAGGTCAGGTGATCGCAGTGATTGAAAATCCACAGTTCATTCAGCTTCAGCAGGATTATCTGATGGCAAGATCCAAAGCACATTTTGCAGAACTGGATTACAACCGTCAGAAAACCCTCAACCAAAGTCAGGCAAGTAGCGACAAAGCAATGCAGCTCGCCCAATCTGAAATGAACAGCCAAAGAATTCTGATGAATTCACTGGCACAGCAGCTTAGACTCATCAATATCAATCCGGAATCATTAAAGTCTGGAAGCATTACGAAAAGCGTTCCCGTGTACAGCTCTATCAACGGTTTTGTAAGCAAAGTGAATGTGAATATTGGGAAATATGTAAATCCTTCGGATGTACTTTTTGAGCTCATCAATCCCGACGATATTCACCTGAATCTTAAAGTGTACGAAAAAGACCTGGAAAACCTTAAAAAAGGGCAGCGTTTTGCAGCGTACACCAATGCAGATCCAGGCAAAAAATATTATGGGGAAATCCTTCTCATCAGCAAAGATATCATGGGCGGTTTGGCGGAAGTTCACTGCCATTTCGATCAATACGATCACAGTCTCGTTCCGGGAATGTATATGAATGCGGAAATTGAAACCAGCACCTCTTTTTCCAATGCGGTTCCGGAAGAAAGCATCGTGAATTTTGAAGGCAAAGACTTTGTGTTTGTTGAGGTTAAAAAACAAACGTACCGATTGAGTCCGGTGACTTTGGGAGAAACGGAAAACGGATTTACTCAGATTCTCAATTTTGATGATTTTAAGAATAAAAAGATCGTGACCAAAAATGCCTATACGCTTTTGATGAAGCTTAAAAATACGGAGGAAGAAGAATAA
- a CDS encoding Crp/Fnr family transcriptional regulator, which yields MNFQKISDPEFRKEIEASKALKLFPAGSVILDINSYINYIPLVLSGSIKVIRTDEDGREILLYYLTPGESCISSILSGLTRDTSKVKVVVEENAEILMISLQQAKDWLRKYPEWTDFIFGLYQRRFEDLLEVVNAVAFQKADARLLHLLNQKSQLYKSKELSVTHQQLADELGITREAVSRVLKQIETEGKIKLSRNKITLL from the coding sequence ATGAATTTTCAAAAAATATCTGACCCCGAATTCCGAAAAGAAATTGAAGCAAGCAAAGCTTTAAAATTGTTTCCTGCGGGTAGCGTAATTCTAGATATTAATTCTTACATCAATTATATTCCGCTGGTGCTTTCAGGAAGTATAAAAGTAATACGTACTGATGAAGACGGACGGGAAATTCTTCTTTATTATCTAACACCTGGCGAAAGCTGTATTTCTTCTATACTTTCCGGGCTTACTCGGGATACTTCAAAAGTGAAAGTTGTAGTAGAAGAGAACGCCGAGATTCTTATGATTTCCCTTCAGCAGGCGAAAGACTGGCTCAGGAAATATCCGGAATGGACGGATTTCATCTTTGGACTTTACCAAAGAAGATTTGAAGACTTATTAGAAGTCGTAAATGCAGTTGCTTTTCAGAAAGCAGATGCAAGATTATTACATCTTTTAAACCAAAAATCGCAGCTTTATAAATCCAAAGAACTTTCTGTAACCCATCAGCAACTAGCAGATGAACTTGGAATCACTCGCGAAGCGGTAAGCCGTGTTCTGAAACAAATCGAAACCGAAGGCAAGATAAAACTTTCCAGAAATAAAATTACGCTATTGTAA
- a CDS encoding rhodanese-like domain-containing protein, with the protein MLDAIKNLFGMDKTDYAELVKKGALILDVRSKSEYDGGHIKDSINIPVDQLQKNLSKLKDKDKTIITCCASGMRSASAKSILQNNGYKNVYNGGGWSSLNNKI; encoded by the coding sequence ATGTTAGATGCAATAAAAAACCTTTTCGGGATGGATAAAACCGATTACGCAGAACTTGTGAAAAAAGGAGCTCTGATTTTAGACGTAAGAAGCAAAAGTGAATATGACGGAGGACATATCAAAGATTCCATTAATATTCCTGTAGATCAGCTTCAGAAAAATCTCTCGAAATTAAAAGACAAGGACAAAACAATAATCACTTGTTGCGCTTCCGGAATGAGAAGTGCTTCTGCTAAAAGTATTTTGCAGAATAATGGCTATAAAAATGTTTACAATGGTGGTGGCTGGTCAAGTTTAAACAATAAAATCTAA
- a CDS encoding OsmC family protein — translation MEAHFYNVNISWKQDRKGEMFSPELSQSVEIATPPQFPKGLEDIWSPEHLFTAAVSSCLMTTFLAIAENSKLDFVNFECSSKGKLEQIDGKFLMTEVILEPVVTIKNESEREKAEKVLQKSEANCLISNSVKSKITMISEIKLA, via the coding sequence ATGGAAGCACATTTTTATAACGTAAATATTTCCTGGAAACAGGACAGGAAAGGCGAAATGTTTTCACCGGAGCTTTCTCAATCTGTAGAAATCGCAACACCTCCGCAGTTTCCGAAAGGATTAGAAGATATCTGGTCGCCCGAACATCTTTTCACCGCAGCAGTAAGCAGTTGTCTGATGACGACTTTTCTGGCAATTGCAGAAAATTCTAAATTGGATTTTGTCAATTTTGAATGCAGTTCTAAAGGAAAATTAGAACAGATTGATGGAAAATTCCTGATGACAGAAGTGATTCTCGAACCTGTAGTTACTATTAAAAATGAATCTGAAAGAGAAAAAGCAGAAAAAGTTCTTCAGAAATCTGAAGCCAATTGTTTGATATCCAATTCCGTAAAATCTAAAATTACAATGATTTCTGAGATCAAATTAGCATAA
- a CDS encoding TolC family protein has translation MRKIGLLILLLTTYSEVFSQEVVPISKTDLESKIIDNNLQVKMAKKEAELAQAELLGTRAMYLPNVTASYTFTNTNNPLMAFGSKLNQARITAMDFNPDNLNNPKSISNFATKIEVQQPIINMDAVYQKKAGQVKVDALNIKTERTREYVQFELKKYYMMLQLAYKMLETLENAKQTTLANKKVIGNYYKNGMIQKSEVLYMDVRISEIESQIQTAKSNVKNASDYLYFLLDENSDNKVLKPTESLQYTEYIVESNLRVNDNRKDLQAYQKSLEAYDWMIKSSKAKFLPKLNAFGSFEMYDNKLAQFNANGYLAGIQLSWNVFDGLKSKSEQEKYKAERSKAETEIEQYTKQSQLELSKANRQIEDAQTKVSFTKQAWEQSKEAYRIRKNRYDQGLEKSADLLSAETLMSQKELEYEQAIFEYNTAWEYQKFLKQ, from the coding sequence ATGAGAAAAATAGGCCTACTTATTTTATTATTGACAACCTATTCAGAAGTTTTTTCACAAGAGGTTGTTCCTATTTCAAAAACAGATCTGGAAAGTAAAATAATCGACAATAATCTTCAGGTAAAAATGGCAAAAAAAGAAGCCGAGCTTGCCCAAGCCGAACTTTTGGGAACCAGAGCAATGTATCTTCCGAATGTGACGGCATCTTACACCTTTACCAATACCAATAACCCTTTAATGGCGTTTGGCTCGAAGCTCAATCAGGCAAGGATCACAGCAATGGATTTCAATCCGGATAACCTTAATAACCCTAAAAGCATCTCCAATTTTGCGACAAAAATAGAAGTTCAGCAACCAATCATCAATATGGATGCGGTGTATCAAAAAAAAGCCGGACAAGTAAAAGTTGATGCGCTCAACATCAAAACAGAAAGAACCAGAGAATACGTTCAGTTTGAGCTGAAAAAATACTATATGATGCTTCAGCTGGCTTATAAAATGCTCGAAACCCTTGAAAATGCTAAGCAAACTACACTTGCCAATAAAAAAGTAATCGGCAATTATTACAAAAACGGTATGATTCAGAAATCTGAAGTGTTGTATATGGATGTAAGGATCAGCGAGATAGAAAGTCAGATTCAGACAGCAAAATCCAATGTAAAAAATGCTTCGGATTACCTTTATTTTTTACTGGATGAAAACTCTGATAATAAAGTGCTAAAGCCCACAGAATCTTTGCAATACACAGAATATATCGTGGAATCTAATCTGAGAGTAAACGACAATAGAAAGGATTTACAAGCTTATCAAAAATCTCTAGAAGCTTACGACTGGATGATAAAATCATCAAAAGCCAAGTTTCTCCCAAAACTCAATGCGTTTGGAAGTTTTGAAATGTATGACAACAAACTTGCCCAATTCAATGCCAACGGTTATCTCGCAGGAATTCAGCTTTCCTGGAATGTCTTTGACGGACTCAAATCGAAAAGCGAACAGGAAAAATATAAAGCAGAGCGTTCCAAGGCAGAAACGGAAATTGAGCAATATACCAAACAAAGTCAGCTAGAACTCAGTAAAGCCAATCGCCAGATAGAAGACGCACAAACGAAGGTCAGTTTTACAAAGCAAGCTTGGGAACAAAGCAAAGAAGCCTACAGAATCCGCAAAAATCGCTACGATCAAGGTTTGGAAAAATCCGCAGATTTGCTTTCCGCAGAAACATTGATGTCCCAAAAAGAGTTAGAATACGAACAAGCAATTTTTGAGTATAACACCGCCTGGGAATATCAAAAATTCTTGAAACAATAA
- a CDS encoding efflux RND transporter periplasmic adaptor subunit, translated as MKIYLYSTLILSALLMGSCSSDEKKSAQNSDAPISVTVSHSTSGPEGSSATASGKLVAKNSVNISTRVMGYITSMKAEVGQNVQAGQLLVSINATDIQAKGGQASAQISQAQANYNLAKKDYERFQNLYKSQSASQKELDDMRARYEMASAGLQAAQQMKNEVNAQYRYTNVTAPISGTITAKFAEQGDMASPGMPLLTIESPSSLQAQVLVSEQNITMISNGMPVDVTLKSMNRTVSGTVSEISKSATNTGGQYMVKINIHNASDLLPGMFVNVQFPFKTSGKINQDFNETMMIPTTALVENGQLTGVYVVSSQNTAVLRWIRIGKTLGDQVEVLSGLKSKETYIVSSTGKLYNGVKVQVK; from the coding sequence ATGAAAATATACCTTTATTCAACCTTGATTCTCAGCGCACTTCTGATGGGGAGCTGCTCCTCAGACGAAAAAAAATCCGCACAGAATTCCGATGCGCCAATTTCTGTTACAGTCAGTCACAGCACATCAGGCCCGGAAGGTTCATCTGCCACAGCGAGTGGAAAACTGGTGGCAAAAAATTCAGTCAATATTTCTACCCGAGTGATGGGTTATATCACTTCAATGAAAGCTGAAGTCGGACAGAACGTTCAGGCAGGACAACTTTTGGTGAGTATCAATGCCACAGATATTCAGGCAAAAGGCGGACAAGCCAGTGCGCAGATTTCCCAAGCTCAGGCCAATTATAATTTGGCTAAAAAAGATTACGAGAGATTTCAGAATTTATATAAATCTCAAAGTGCTTCCCAAAAAGAACTCGATGATATGAGAGCCCGCTATGAAATGGCAAGTGCAGGTTTACAGGCGGCGCAACAGATGAAAAACGAGGTGAATGCTCAGTACCGTTACACCAATGTTACGGCGCCCATTTCCGGAACCATTACCGCAAAATTTGCAGAACAGGGCGATATGGCAAGTCCCGGAATGCCTTTACTGACTATAGAATCGCCGTCATCTTTGCAGGCTCAGGTTTTGGTTTCTGAGCAGAATATCACGATGATTTCCAACGGAATGCCGGTTGATGTCACCTTAAAATCAATGAACAGAACCGTTTCCGGAACAGTATCAGAAATCAGTAAATCAGCAACGAACACAGGTGGACAATATATGGTGAAAATCAACATTCATAATGCTTCTGATTTGCTTCCGGGAATGTTTGTGAATGTGCAATTCCCTTTCAAAACATCAGGAAAAATAAATCAGGATTTTAATGAAACAATGATGATTCCTACTACAGCTTTGGTAGAAAACGGTCAGCTTACAGGCGTTTATGTGGTTAGTTCTCAAAATACAGCCGTTCTTAGATGGATAAGAATAGGAAAAACATTAGGCGATCAAGTAGAGGTTTTGTCCGGTTTGAAATCTAAGGAAACCTACATTGTTTCTTCAACAGGAAAATTGTATAACGGAGTAAAAGTTCAAGTAAAGTAA
- a CDS encoding efflux RND transporter permease subunit codes for MEKGFAGRIAEFFINSKLTILLMIALMIIGVYSSTLIPREEEPQIIIPMADVMVGYPGANPKEVESRIVKPMEKIISNIKGVEHIHSMAMNGQAMIIVQFYVGEDTERSYVKLYDELMKNKNIFPKGVMEPMVKTRSIDDVPMLGLTLWSDNANYNDFQLRQIGEELSSEIKKIKDVSLTKTIGGRNRQLQVVLDKDKMAELNVDALSVMQMIQANNGSSQSGKFDSGDSEYLLTTGQFLNSAEDVENLVIGTSQNMPVYLKQVATIKDGASDPANYVSFGYGNAVESGKKFKSEYPAVTVSVSKVKGADAMQISQQILTKVDELKKNLIPNDVHVEVTRNYGETASHKVSELLMHLGVAILAVTILVMLAMGWRGGLVVFFSVPLTFALTLFSYYILGYTLNRITLFALVFVVGIVVDDSIIIAENMHRHFHMRKLPFKQAAIYAINEVGNPTILATFTVIAAILPMAFVSGMMGPYMSPMPIGASIAMMLSLFVALTVTPYLGYHLLKVKDEQHHKEEQGLETGRIYKIYKKIEQPLLDSKSKRWTMMGVTAVLLLISVAAFFTKWVAVKMLPFDNKNEIQVVIDMPEGTTLERTSAVTQDIAQYLKTVPEVVNYQNYVGSSAPITFNGLVRHYDVRGSSNTADIQVNLLHKEGRDKQSHDVAKNIRPEIQKIAAKYGANVKVVEVPPGPPVLSTIVAEIYGPDYEGQIKVAKQVEDILKKNDDVVDIDWMVEAPQKEFKLVPDKEKAMLNGVAPQQIVGNMTYLMGEYPIGNLYDEKSSDPVDIVMKLKNADKSNIQDIIGLKVKGQMGMVHVGDLVRVEEKELDKTIYRKDQKRVVYVLADMAGKLESPAYAILGMDEKLKKIQLPNGYSMNELYMNQPEDESNYTVKWDGEWQITLEVFRDLGTAFAVVIIVIYMLIVGWFQNFKTPIVMMVAIPLSLIGIVLGHWLLGAFFTATSFIGMIALAGVMVRNSVLLIDFIEIRLKEGIPMKQAIIEAGAVRTTPILLTTGAVVIGAVIILFDPIFQGLAISLVFGAIVSTLLTLVVVPLVYYATERKKWEKKNESDDKFFEV; via the coding sequence ATGGAAAAAGGATTCGCAGGACGTATCGCCGAGTTTTTCATCAATTCAAAATTGACCATTCTGTTGATGATTGCTTTGATGATTATTGGCGTTTATAGTTCGACATTAATACCAAGAGAAGAAGAACCGCAGATTATTATTCCGATGGCTGATGTTATGGTCGGTTATCCAGGAGCAAACCCGAAGGAAGTGGAAAGCCGCATCGTAAAACCTATGGAAAAGATTATTTCCAACATCAAAGGTGTAGAACACATCCATTCTATGGCGATGAACGGACAGGCTATGATTATCGTCCAGTTTTATGTTGGCGAAGATACGGAACGTTCTTATGTAAAGCTTTATGATGAACTGATGAAGAATAAAAACATCTTTCCGAAAGGTGTGATGGAACCAATGGTGAAAACCCGTTCCATTGATGATGTCCCGATGCTCGGCTTGACTTTGTGGAGTGACAATGCTAATTACAATGACTTTCAGCTTCGTCAGATCGGAGAAGAATTATCTTCCGAAATCAAAAAAATAAAAGATGTTTCCCTTACCAAAACCATAGGCGGAAGAAACCGTCAGTTACAAGTTGTTTTAGATAAAGATAAAATGGCGGAACTGAACGTCGATGCACTTTCTGTAATGCAGATGATTCAAGCCAATAACGGAAGTTCACAATCAGGAAAGTTTGATTCAGGGGATTCTGAATATCTTTTAACAACGGGGCAGTTTCTCAATTCTGCAGAAGATGTGGAAAATCTGGTTATCGGAACTTCTCAGAATATGCCTGTGTATCTGAAACAGGTCGCAACAATAAAAGACGGCGCTTCCGATCCTGCCAATTATGTAAGTTTTGGCTATGGAAATGCAGTAGAAAGCGGCAAAAAATTCAAATCGGAATATCCTGCCGTTACGGTTTCTGTTTCCAAAGTGAAAGGTGCCGATGCGATGCAAATATCGCAGCAGATTCTTACCAAAGTAGATGAGCTGAAGAAAAATCTGATTCCAAATGATGTACACGTAGAAGTGACCAGAAATTATGGAGAAACAGCTTCTCATAAAGTTTCAGAATTATTGATGCACCTTGGCGTTGCGATTTTGGCAGTAACAATTCTTGTGATGCTAGCAATGGGCTGGAGAGGTGGATTGGTGGTTTTCTTTTCAGTTCCATTGACGTTTGCTTTAACCTTATTCAGCTATTATATCTTAGGATATACATTGAATAGAATCACGCTTTTTGCATTGGTTTTTGTAGTAGGAATTGTGGTAGACGATAGTATCATCATAGCAGAAAATATGCACAGGCATTTTCATATGAGGAAATTACCGTTCAAACAAGCGGCAATTTATGCTATTAATGAAGTCGGGAATCCAACAATTTTAGCAACGTTCACCGTCATTGCTGCAATTTTGCCAATGGCATTCGTATCAGGAATGATGGGACCCTATATGTCACCAATGCCAATTGGAGCTTCGATTGCGATGATGCTTTCCCTTTTTGTGGCATTAACGGTGACACCGTATCTCGGTTATCATTTATTAAAGGTCAAAGATGAGCAACATCATAAAGAAGAACAAGGTCTGGAAACAGGAAGAATATATAAGATCTATAAAAAAATCGAACAACCGCTTCTGGATTCCAAATCAAAAAGATGGACGATGATGGGGGTAACTGCGGTTTTACTGTTGATTTCTGTGGCAGCGTTTTTTACCAAATGGGTAGCGGTAAAAATGCTTCCGTTTGACAACAAAAACGAAATTCAGGTGGTTATCGATATGCCGGAAGGAACAACGCTGGAAAGAACCTCTGCAGTTACTCAAGACATTGCGCAATACCTGAAGACAGTTCCGGAGGTGGTCAATTATCAGAATTACGTGGGCTCTTCTGCACCAATAACTTTTAATGGTTTGGTTCGTCATTACGATGTGCGTGGAAGTAGTAATACGGCAGATATTCAGGTCAATCTTTTGCACAAAGAAGGCCGTGATAAACAAAGCCACGATGTTGCTAAAAATATTCGTCCGGAAATTCAGAAAATAGCGGCCAAATACGGAGCTAATGTAAAAGTGGTGGAAGTTCCGCCGGGGCCACCGGTTCTTTCAACAATTGTAGCAGAAATCTACGGCCCTGATTATGAAGGACAAATAAAAGTAGCGAAACAGGTGGAAGATATTCTGAAAAAAAACGATGATGTAGTGGATATCGATTGGATGGTAGAAGCGCCACAGAAAGAATTTAAGCTAGTTCCGGATAAAGAAAAGGCTATGTTGAACGGTGTTGCACCACAGCAGATTGTAGGCAATATGACCTATCTGATGGGAGAGTATCCAATTGGAAATCTTTACGATGAAAAATCGAGTGATCCTGTAGATATTGTAATGAAATTGAAAAATGCCGATAAATCTAATATTCAGGATATTATAGGACTAAAAGTAAAAGGGCAAATGGGAATGGTTCATGTGGGCGATTTAGTAAGAGTAGAGGAGAAAGAACTGGACAAAACCATTTACAGAAAAGACCAGAAAAGGGTAGTGTACGTCCTTGCTGATATGGCAGGAAAACTGGAAAGCCCGGCTTATGCCATTCTCGGAATGGATGAGAAACTAAAAAAAATCCAATTACCAAATGGCTATTCGATGAATGAACTTTATATGAATCAACCAGAAGATGAAAGCAACTATACCGTAAAATGGGACGGAGAATGGCAAATCACTTTGGAAGTTTTCCGTGATCTGGGAACTGCTTTCGCCGTCGTAATTATCGTTATTTATATGCTGATTGTCGGCTGGTTCCAAAATTTCAAAACACCTATTGTGATGATGGTTGCGATTCCGCTCTCTTTGATTGGAATTGTGCTGGGACATTGGTTGTTAGGCGCATTTTTTACGGCAACATCCTTTATCGGAATGATTGCATTAGCGGGTGTAATGGTGAGAAATTCAGTTCTTTTAATCGATTTTATAGAAATCCGTCTCAAAGAAGGAATTCCTATGAAGCAGGCGATCATTGAAGCCGGAGCAGTAAGAACAACTCCTATTTTACTGACAACTGGAGCAGTCGTAATTGGAGCAGTAATAATTCTTTTTGACCCTATTTTTCAGGGATTGGCTATTTCGCTGGTGTTTGGGGCGATCGTTTCTACATTGCTTACATTGGTTGTTGTGCCATTGGTTTATTATGCTACTGAAAGAAAAAAATGGGAGAAAAAAAACGAATCTGATGACAAGTTTTTTGAAGTATAA
- a CDS encoding DUF6132 family protein produces the protein MKILGKKRVPSLIGALVGAIAGYLYYYFIGCVTGSCAITSNPFNSSIYGLVMGYLLVSVFDNK, from the coding sequence ATGAAAATTTTAGGTAAAAAGAGAGTGCCATCGCTTATCGGAGCACTAGTAGGAGCCATTGCAGGATATCTGTATTATTACTTCATTGGTTGCGTTACAGGAAGCTGTGCAATCACTTCCAATCCTTTTAATAGTTCTATTTATGGATTAGTAATGGGCTATCTCCTGGTATCAGTTTTTGATAATAAGTAA
- a CDS encoding YgaP family membrane protein translates to MQTRVVHAVAGTFILGSLLLGIYVSSNWFWLTGFVGINMWIHALTNWCLMYWMLDKLGVSNAKTDCSKLHS, encoded by the coding sequence ATGCAAACAAGAGTAGTACACGCAGTCGCTGGAACTTTCATTTTGGGAAGTCTGCTTTTAGGGATTTATGTAAGCTCAAACTGGTTTTGGCTTACTGGCTTTGTAGGAATTAATATGTGGATACACGCTCTCACCAACTGGTGTCTGATGTATTGGATGTTAGATAAACTAGGAGTCAGCAATGCAAAAACAGACTGTAGTAAATTACATAGCTAA
- a CDS encoding YciE/YciF ferroxidase family protein produces MATTKTTTASKTKTATKSTASAKKTPAKKDAAKNLNDLFEDSLKDIYWAEKALVKALPKMIKNATNEKLKAAIEKHLAETENQVTRLEDCFKAIGKKAQAKKCDAMQGILDEGDSVIQETEAGTVRDAGIIAASQKVEHYEIATYGTLAAYAKILQESEALKILLQTLEEEKKCDELLTQLADTNLNSKAAKEK; encoded by the coding sequence ATGGCAACTACTAAAACAACAACAGCCTCAAAAACGAAAACGGCTACAAAAAGTACAGCTTCGGCTAAAAAAACACCTGCAAAGAAAGATGCAGCAAAAAATCTGAATGACCTTTTCGAAGACAGTTTGAAAGATATCTATTGGGCAGAAAAAGCGTTGGTAAAGGCATTGCCTAAAATGATAAAAAATGCAACCAATGAAAAGCTGAAAGCTGCCATTGAAAAACATCTTGCCGAAACAGAAAATCAGGTGACCCGGCTAGAGGACTGTTTCAAAGCGATCGGTAAAAAAGCCCAAGCTAAAAAATGTGATGCAATGCAGGGAATTTTAGATGAAGGCGACAGCGTTATTCAGGAAACAGAAGCCGGAACAGTGAGAGATGCAGGCATAATTGCCGCCTCACAAAAAGTAGAACATTATGAGATTGCCACTTACGGAACTTTGGCTGCCTATGCAAAAATTCTCCAGGAATCAGAAGCTTTAAAGATTCTTTTACAAACATTGGAAGAGGAGAAAAAATGCGATGAGCTGCTGACTCAATTGGCAGATACCAACCTTAACTCCAAGGCAGCAAAAGAAAAATAA
- a CDS encoding VIT1/CCC1 transporter family protein yields the protein MHHQLEKHYVNRVGWLRASVLGANDGLLSTTSIVIGVAAASPDRNTIILAALAGMIAGAMSMAAGEYVSVSSQEDTENADILREKRELEEMPEIELQELAKIYEKRGVSKETALQVATELTAHDALAAHARDELGINEISQAKPLQAALASFGSFALGALLPFGVSLLAPIKQMVYFQYGFSIVFLMILGAVSARTGGSKIGIAVLRICFWGTVAMGITAFVGHLFGVSVS from the coding sequence ATGCACCACCAATTGGAAAAACATTATGTCAATAGAGTAGGCTGGCTCAGAGCATCGGTCTTGGGAGCCAATGATGGCTTGCTTTCTACCACCAGTATTGTCATTGGTGTGGCAGCTGCTTCTCCGGATAGGAATACCATCATTCTTGCGGCACTTGCCGGGATGATTGCTGGAGCAATGTCTATGGCTGCCGGCGAATATGTATCCGTAAGTTCACAGGAAGATACCGAAAATGCAGATATTTTGAGGGAAAAACGAGAGTTGGAAGAGATGCCGGAAATCGAACTTCAGGAGCTTGCAAAGATCTATGAGAAGCGCGGCGTCAGTAAAGAAACTGCTTTGCAGGTGGCAACAGAACTCACAGCACACGATGCTCTGGCTGCGCATGCACGCGATGAGCTGGGAATCAATGAGATCAGTCAGGCAAAACCTTTGCAGGCTGCTCTGGCATCATTCGGATCTTTTGCTTTGGGTGCGTTGTTGCCGTTTGGTGTTTCACTTTTGGCGCCTATTAAGCAGATGGTCTATTTTCAGTATGGCTTTTCGATAGTTTTTCTGATGATATTAGGCGCTGTTTCCGCAAGAACAGGCGGTTCTAAAATTGGGATTGCCGTACTCAGAATTTGTTTCTGGGGAACCGTAGCTATGGGCATCACAGCTTTTGTCGGACATTTATTTGGAGTCAGCGTATCTTGA